One window from the genome of Lentibacillus daqui encodes:
- a CDS encoding carbohydrate ABC transporter permease: protein MTSKKHIQKALPYIILSIIGIMFFIPLLWMVFASFDSEATLSVKWPENFSVENWTNVLTDPEILRSFVIGILLSVISSVVLVIVSALAAYPLSRYHIKHKNSIILTILFMSGLPMTAIMVPVYQLFVFFNLNDSLVATMFFLAASGLPYGIWLMKNFIDSVPMTLEESAWIDGASVLVGLRKVVAPLMAPGIFTVLIFTFTNSWGNFFVPFILIQTTEKLPASVTIFQFFGNHGMVFYGQLAAFSFIYTIPVVILYFIGQRYMSKGFSLGGASKG from the coding sequence CATCATCGGAATTATGTTTTTTATTCCGCTGTTATGGATGGTTTTTGCTTCTTTTGATTCAGAGGCAACATTATCGGTTAAATGGCCTGAGAACTTTTCCGTGGAGAACTGGACAAATGTGTTAACTGACCCGGAAATATTGCGATCCTTTGTGATTGGAATTTTACTATCAGTTATTTCTTCTGTTGTTCTAGTGATTGTTTCAGCATTGGCAGCGTATCCGCTATCACGCTATCATATAAAACATAAAAATTCCATCATCCTGACCATTTTGTTCATGTCTGGTTTGCCAATGACAGCGATTATGGTTCCCGTGTATCAATTGTTTGTATTTTTTAATCTGAACGATTCATTAGTTGCAACCATGTTTTTTTTGGCAGCATCGGGATTGCCGTATGGAATTTGGCTGATGAAGAACTTTATTGATTCCGTGCCAATGACATTGGAAGAATCAGCGTGGATCGACGGTGCTTCCGTATTAGTCGGCCTTAGAAAGGTTGTAGCACCTTTAATGGCACCAGGAATATTTACTGTATTAATTTTCACCTTTACAAACAGTTGGGGGAACTTTTTCGTACCGTTTATTTTAATTCAAACAACTGAAAAGCTTCCTGCATCAGTAACCATTTTTCAGTTTTTCGGAAATCACGGCATGGTCTTCTATGGACAATTAGCGGCTTTTTCCTTCATCTACACGATACCGGTTGTTATCTTGTATTTTATTGGCCAACGGTATATGTCAAAAGGGTTCAGCCTTGGAGGTGCCTCTAAAGGGTAA